A single genomic interval of Mucilaginibacter robiniae harbors:
- a CDS encoding beta-1,6-N-acetylglucosaminyltransferase translates to MRSRMDTNYMKVAHIILTYTNPQLTERLIKRLSHNKFDFYIHVDKKYSLEPYLYLQQYPNVYFIKDREDVRWAGYNTIKATFKCIKEVAATGKTYQYLNFISGQDYPIKSAEYILDFLERNNGKQFLEYQSFEEEWHEAIPRITKYHFTNYKFKGQYFLERWINRILPPRRIPNDLKPYGKSMFWMLQIEKALYVVDYVESNPHLRRFFNFTWGSDEFVFQTILMNSPYKDELVNNDYRYIDWSAGGSHPKVLGMEDVEKLKASDDLFARKFSVNTDERLLDILDTF, encoded by the coding sequence ATGCGCAGCAGAATGGATACTAATTATATGAAAGTAGCACATATTATACTTACCTATACCAATCCTCAACTTACTGAGCGACTAATTAAAAGATTGTCGCACAATAAGTTTGATTTCTATATACATGTAGATAAAAAATACAGTTTGGAGCCATACCTCTATCTACAACAATACCCTAATGTTTATTTTATAAAAGATCGGGAAGATGTAAGATGGGCAGGTTACAACACCATAAAAGCCACTTTTAAATGTATTAAGGAAGTTGCAGCTACAGGTAAAACTTACCAGTATTTAAATTTTATAAGCGGACAAGATTACCCTATTAAATCAGCTGAATATATTCTGGACTTTCTAGAGCGCAACAATGGCAAACAATTTCTTGAATATCAAAGCTTTGAAGAGGAATGGCATGAAGCAATTCCGCGCATTACAAAATACCATTTTACTAATTACAAGTTTAAAGGGCAATACTTTTTAGAACGCTGGATTAACCGAATACTTCCGCCGCGTCGTATACCGAATGATCTTAAACCTTATGGCAAAAGCATGTTTTGGATGCTGCAAATAGAAAAAGCTTTGTATGTGGTTGATTATGTAGAAAGTAATCCACATCTCAGGCGCTTCTTTAACTTCACTTGGGGCAGTGATGAATTTGTTTTTCAAACTATTTTAATGAATTCGCCGTACAAGGATGAGCTAGTCAATAACGATTATCGGTATATTGATTGGTCGGCAGGCGGATCACATCCTAAAGTATTAGGTATGGAGGACGTAGAAAAACTTAAAGCCTCAGATGATTTGTTTGCCCGCAAATTCAGTGTAAATACAGACGAACGTTTGTTAGATATACTGGATACTTTCTAG
- a CDS encoding sugar 3,4-ketoisomerase: MAYLIHIPTFTDNRGHLSVLDEAIPFDIKRIFYIYGVDNSARGGHRHHTTVQAAICIQGSCTIINDNSDVTEHFEMDTPEKCLILETQDWHVMTNFSPDAILLVMASTSFNAKDYIFEPYQHSA; encoded by the coding sequence ATGGCTTACCTAATTCATATACCTACATTTACTGACAACCGCGGACACCTTTCTGTACTGGATGAAGCCATCCCCTTTGATATTAAACGTATCTTTTACATTTATGGTGTAGACAATTCGGCCCGTGGCGGTCATCGGCATCACACCACTGTACAAGCTGCCATTTGCATACAAGGCAGTTGTACCATTATTAATGATAATAGTGATGTAACTGAGCACTTTGAAATGGATACGCCTGAAAAATGCTTGATTCTGGAAACGCAAGACTGGCATGTAATGACCAACTTTAGTCCTGATGCTATTTTGCTGGTGATGGCTTCTACATCATTCAATGCTAAGGATTATATTTTTGAACCTTACCAGCACAGCGCATGA
- a CDS encoding NUDIX hydrolase translates to MKHIGSPKLTVAVDCIVFGFDGFNLKLLLIKRALQPQQNKWSLMGGFVNESEGVDEAASRILQTLTGLTGVYLEQLHVFGGVDRDTTERTISVAYFALIDIERYKLQLSHEYAAEWFPVQSTPKLIFDHDQMVEAAKKKLQYKAALHPILFELLPSKFTIPQIQSMYDAIYNVSFDKRNFSRKLLSTGLLIKLNEKDKLGSKKGAFYYTLNKDKYQQNLYKILGLIIAPEHLQLL, encoded by the coding sequence ATGAAACATATAGGCTCGCCTAAACTTACCGTTGCTGTTGATTGTATTGTATTTGGTTTTGACGGCTTTAATCTAAAATTGCTATTAATTAAGCGCGCATTGCAGCCTCAACAAAACAAATGGAGTTTAATGGGCGGTTTTGTTAATGAAAGCGAAGGCGTAGATGAAGCGGCTAGCCGGATATTACAAACCTTAACCGGGCTTACCGGCGTGTACCTGGAGCAATTGCATGTTTTTGGCGGTGTAGACCGTGATACAACGGAGCGAACCATTAGCGTAGCTTATTTTGCTTTAATTGATATTGAAAGATATAAGTTGCAGCTAAGCCATGAGTACGCTGCCGAATGGTTTCCGGTACAAAGCACGCCTAAGCTGATTTTTGACCATGACCAAATGGTAGAAGCAGCTAAAAAGAAGTTGCAGTATAAAGCAGCATTACATCCAATATTATTTGAATTGCTGCCCAGTAAATTTACCATTCCGCAAATACAGAGCATGTATGATGCTATTTATAATGTAAGCTTTGATAAGCGAAACTTTAGTAGAAAACTGCTGTCAACCGGGTTGCTGATCAAACTAAATGAAAAGGATAAGCTAGGCTCAAAGAAAGGTGCTTTTTATTATACATTGAATAAAGACAAATACCAGCAAAATCTGTATAAGATTTTAGGGTTAATTATAGCACCGGAACACTTGCAACTTTTATAA
- a CDS encoding DegT/DnrJ/EryC1/StrS family aminotransferase has product MIPYENLLQLNKPFTEAFKSQFATFLDSGWYILGKQVAEFEQQFATYNQSDFCVGVANGLDALTLALKAYNFEPGSEVIVPSNTYIATILAILNNNLVPVLVEPDIRTYNLDPQSVEQAITSKTKAIMAVHLYGKCCDMDALLAIRSQYQLILIEDCAQAHGATYKGQKAGTFGEFGAFSFYPTKNLGALGDAGALTTNNSELAHIIRQLRNYGSSVKYYNERVGVNSRLDELQAVFLTIKLKALDEINTHKQKLAALYIKHLKSDYVLPVVEDDYQDVYHIFNIRYAQRNKLKDYLQQNGIGTEIHYPLPPHQQKALQPLFKDQRYPIAEEIHQTTLSLPCSYCHTPENIMQVIETMNAFES; this is encoded by the coding sequence ATGATACCGTATGAAAATCTGTTGCAACTAAACAAGCCCTTTACAGAAGCCTTTAAAAGCCAATTTGCCACTTTCTTAGATTCGGGTTGGTATATATTAGGTAAACAAGTAGCAGAATTTGAGCAACAATTTGCTACCTACAACCAGTCAGATTTTTGCGTGGGCGTAGCCAATGGGCTAGATGCGCTTACACTGGCACTCAAGGCTTACAACTTTGAACCGGGTAGTGAAGTTATTGTTCCCTCCAACACCTACATTGCTACTATACTCGCTATTTTGAACAACAACTTGGTGCCTGTTTTAGTGGAGCCGGATATTCGCACCTACAACCTGGATCCGCAATCAGTAGAGCAAGCTATTACGTCTAAAACCAAAGCAATTATGGCTGTGCACCTGTATGGCAAATGCTGCGATATGGATGCATTGTTGGCAATAAGAAGTCAATATCAGTTGATTTTAATTGAAGACTGCGCTCAAGCCCATGGTGCTACTTACAAGGGCCAAAAAGCAGGCACTTTCGGTGAATTTGGTGCTTTCAGCTTTTACCCTACTAAAAACCTGGGTGCATTGGGTGATGCCGGTGCACTAACTACTAATAACAGTGAACTTGCTCACATCATCCGACAGTTACGCAATTATGGCTCATCAGTGAAATATTACAACGAGCGTGTTGGCGTTAATTCCAGATTAGATGAATTGCAGGCTGTCTTCTTAACTATAAAATTGAAGGCGCTGGATGAAATTAACACGCACAAACAAAAACTGGCCGCCTTGTACATAAAGCATTTAAAAAGTGATTATGTATTACCTGTTGTTGAAGATGATTATCAAGATGTTTACCACATTTTTAATATACGTTATGCACAACGTAATAAGCTGAAAGATTATTTACAGCAAAACGGTATTGGAACCGAGATTCATTATCCTCTACCACCACACCAGCAAAAAGCGTTGCAGCCCTTGTTTAAGGACCAGCGATACCCAATTGCTGAAGAAATACATCAAACCACACTAAGCTTACCTTGCTCATATTGCCATACACCTGAAAACATTATGCAGGTGATTGAAACCATGAATGCATTTGAAAGCTAG
- a CDS encoding exopolysaccharide transport family protein, which yields MELSSFIKLLVRHKFTLIIIPLVTVIITYFLVRNQPDTYTSNAQLATGLVDQTQQSLSIAGEVLQDSRISQEFSNLIAMIKSKKMLDQVSYQLMIHDLTSATPFRKPSKLMEQLNSNAKKHAVEVYTSYYNKRQSLSLFNSDQKGLYELIKSMKYDDESVLQKLLIYRADNSDFIDLQYDSENPNLSALLINDLCKEFIQYYTLLVKDNQHKAVTFYGDLMKAKEDSLNVRMNRLKTYKIQNRVLNLNEQARALYGQIADFETRAEEAQKNTISTLAAIRDIDKQFDPADRKYVESSMIKLSQQVLNTRFQLQRLNSEYVQSSFNPAIKRQLDSLNSVLTGQIYQNSDTYTVNPLSSKQHLIEQKLALQIQYDLSQNSVKSIQNELNRLNVRLNTLVPHEAVVQADENAINVAHDEYIDALNKYNQSQLQSNFSVQLRQIEMAMPGTAQPSKKMLLVIISGIISFVFCIVVLFILFYLDNSVKTPNELANTTKIPVLGYLHKLKGSSLDLRQIWTGAQTDQDTQLFKNLLQSIRYEVDHDLHENKVLLINSLTAAEGKTFLALNLAYAYALINKNVLLIDGNFNAPGITEAVKAKYFLEDYLSGKLSAENLVAASKVSVLGNKGGDISLLQLDTEHNITNAFNALKAQFDIIIIEASALSTLNKSKEWIDFTDKIVTVFKAGQTIKGTRKQQVNYLKSLDAHFSGWVLNEVDKNQLPAS from the coding sequence ATGGAATTAAGTAGCTTTATTAAATTACTTGTACGTCACAAGTTCACCCTTATTATTATTCCGCTAGTTACTGTCATTATTACTTACTTTCTGGTACGTAACCAACCGGATACTTATACTTCTAACGCGCAGCTGGCTACAGGCTTGGTTGATCAAACGCAGCAAAGTTTAAGCATTGCCGGTGAGGTATTGCAAGATTCACGCATTAGCCAGGAATTCAGCAATCTGATTGCGATGATTAAATCCAAAAAGATGTTGGATCAGGTATCTTACCAGTTAATGATTCATGACTTAACCAGTGCCACCCCTTTTCGGAAGCCCAGCAAATTGATGGAGCAGTTAAATTCGAATGCTAAAAAACATGCTGTTGAGGTTTACACAAGTTATTATAACAAACGCCAGTCCTTATCGCTATTCAACTCTGACCAGAAAGGTTTGTATGAGCTGATAAAATCCATGAAATATGATGATGAATCAGTACTTCAAAAACTGTTAATATATCGTGCAGATAACAGCGACTTTATTGATTTGCAGTATGATTCAGAAAACCCCAATTTGTCAGCTTTGCTGATTAATGATTTGTGTAAAGAATTTATTCAGTACTATACTTTACTGGTAAAAGATAATCAGCACAAAGCAGTAACATTCTATGGCGATTTAATGAAAGCCAAAGAAGATAGTCTTAACGTGCGCATGAACCGCCTTAAAACGTATAAGATTCAAAATCGTGTACTAAATTTGAATGAACAGGCGAGAGCTTTATACGGGCAGATTGCTGATTTTGAAACCCGTGCAGAAGAAGCTCAAAAAAACACTATTTCTACCCTAGCTGCCATACGAGATATTGACAAGCAGTTTGACCCAGCCGATCGGAAATATGTGGAAAGCTCCATGATTAAGCTGAGTCAGCAAGTACTGAATACCCGCTTTCAGTTACAGCGCTTGAATAGCGAATATGTACAAAGCAGCTTCAATCCCGCTATTAAAAGGCAGCTCGACTCGTTAAACAGTGTATTAACCGGACAAATTTACCAGAACTCTGATACCTATACGGTTAATCCGTTGAGTTCTAAACAGCACTTAATAGAACAAAAGCTTGCACTACAAATACAGTATGACTTATCTCAAAACAGTGTTAAATCTATTCAGAATGAATTGAACCGGCTTAATGTTCGACTGAACACTTTAGTACCGCACGAGGCTGTTGTACAAGCCGACGAGAATGCCATTAACGTGGCGCATGATGAATATATTGATGCTTTAAACAAATACAATCAAAGCCAGCTGCAATCAAACTTTTCGGTGCAGTTACGCCAAATTGAAATGGCCATGCCTGGCACGGCACAGCCCTCGAAAAAGATGCTGCTGGTAATTATCAGCGGTATAATCAGCTTTGTGTTTTGTATTGTGGTACTATTTATCTTGTTCTACCTGGATAATAGCGTTAAGACCCCTAATGAACTAGCTAATACCACCAAAATTCCGGTATTAGGTTATCTACACAAACTTAAAGGCTCATCGCTTGATTTAAGACAGATTTGGACCGGTGCGCAAACTGACCAGGATACACAACTATTTAAAAATTTATTGCAGTCTATCCGTTATGAGGTAGACCACGACCTTCATGAAAACAAAGTGCTTCTGATCAACAGCTTAACAGCTGCCGAAGGTAAAACATTTTTAGCCCTTAACCTGGCTTATGCTTATGCATTAATTAACAAAAATGTATTGCTGATTGATGGTAATTTTAATGCACCTGGCATTACTGAAGCGGTAAAAGCTAAATATTTTTTGGAAGATTATTTATCAGGTAAACTCTCGGCAGAAAATTTAGTAGCTGCATCAAAGGTAAGCGTGTTGGGTAATAAAGGCGGTGATATTTCTTTACTACAATTGGATACTGAGCATAACATTACCAATGCATTTAATGCACTTAAAGCGCAATTTGACATCATTATTATTGAGGCATCAGCTTTATCTACCCTCAACAAATCAAAAGAGTGGATTGACTTTACCGATAAAATAGTAACCGTGTTTAAAGCAGGGCAAACCATTAAAGGAACCAGAAAGCAGCAGGTTAATTATTTGAAAAGCCTGGATGCACATTTTAGCGGATGGGTACTAAATGAAGTAGATAAAAATCAGTTGCCTGCATCATAA
- a CDS encoding ribulokinase produces the protein MKEDAYVIGVDYGSDSVRSVIVNAGNGKELATSVFYYPRWQKGLYCQASENQFRQHPLDYVEGLEHTIKACIAKAGTEIASKIKAIAVDTTGSTPVAINQQGVPLALLPEFAENPNAMFVLWKDHTSVQEAAQINQHATQFSTNYLQYVGGIYSSEWFWAKLLHILRVDEQVRQACYSWVEHCDWVPFLLTGGNDAAAIKRSRCAAGHKALWAAEFGGLPPNEFFSSLDPLLQGFTERLFKDTYTSDVAAGNLCQEWAQRLGLSADVVVGVGAFDAHMGAVGGQIEPYHLSKVMGTSTCDILVAPNRDMEGKLVSGICGQVDGSVIPGMSGLEAGQSAFGDTYAWFKNLIAWPLHNLLSGSSLIDVQTAGALREEAEGKIIPELSRQAALLPLDEEAELAIDWFNGRRTPDANQLLEGTITGLNLGSDAPRVFRALAEATCFGARNIVERFRAEGVPVEGLIGIGGVAKKSPYIMQMMTDVLQMPIRIHQFEHTCALGAAMFAATVAGLYIKVEDAMEAMGGGFEIEYQPDANNAEFYNKRYQRYLKLGAFTEQMIVGADEFASSNG, from the coding sequence ATGAAAGAAGATGCCTACGTCATAGGAGTAGATTATGGTTCAGACTCTGTGCGTTCGGTAATTGTAAATGCCGGCAATGGGAAAGAATTGGCTACTTCGGTGTTTTACTATCCGCGCTGGCAAAAGGGTTTATATTGCCAAGCTTCCGAAAACCAATTTCGCCAGCACCCGCTGGATTATGTGGAAGGGTTGGAGCATACCATCAAAGCTTGCATTGCTAAAGCAGGTACAGAAATTGCATCCAAAATTAAAGCTATTGCGGTAGATACTACTGGGTCAACTCCGGTGGCTATAAACCAGCAAGGAGTACCTTTGGCCTTACTTCCTGAGTTTGCCGAAAATCCTAATGCCATGTTTGTGCTCTGGAAAGATCATACTTCGGTTCAGGAAGCCGCTCAAATCAATCAGCATGCTACACAGTTTTCTACTAATTATTTGCAGTATGTAGGTGGTATCTACTCTTCGGAGTGGTTTTGGGCTAAGCTGCTACATATTTTGCGCGTAGATGAACAGGTGCGGCAAGCTTGCTACTCCTGGGTAGAGCATTGCGACTGGGTTCCATTCCTGTTAACTGGCGGTAATGATGCCGCTGCTATAAAACGCAGTCGTTGTGCGGCAGGGCATAAAGCACTATGGGCTGCCGAGTTTGGTGGTTTGCCACCTAATGAGTTTTTCTCTTCACTTGATCCGCTATTGCAGGGTTTTACCGAGCGTTTGTTTAAAGATACTTATACTTCTGATGTTGCAGCTGGCAATCTATGCCAAGAGTGGGCGCAACGTTTAGGCTTATCTGCCGATGTAGTGGTTGGTGTAGGTGCTTTCGATGCACACATGGGTGCTGTAGGCGGGCAAATTGAACCCTATCACCTGAGTAAGGTAATGGGTACATCTACCTGCGATATTTTAGTAGCACCTAACCGGGATATGGAAGGTAAACTGGTTAGCGGTATTTGCGGGCAAGTGGATGGATCTGTTATCCCGGGCATGTCGGGCCTGGAAGCTGGACAGTCAGCTTTTGGGGATACCTATGCATGGTTTAAAAACTTAATTGCTTGGCCATTGCATAACCTACTATCTGGTTCCAGCCTGATTGATGTGCAAACTGCTGGTGCATTGCGTGAAGAAGCTGAAGGCAAAATCATACCTGAACTGAGCCGCCAAGCCGCCTTATTACCCTTAGATGAAGAGGCGGAGCTGGCAATAGATTGGTTTAACGGTCGTCGTACGCCGGATGCTAACCAGTTGTTGGAAGGTACCATTACTGGCTTAAATTTAGGCAGTGATGCGCCTCGGGTATTCCGTGCTTTAGCTGAAGCAACTTGTTTCGGTGCCCGCAACATTGTGGAACGGTTCCGGGCTGAAGGCGTGCCGGTAGAAGGCCTGATAGGTATTGGTGGTGTAGCTAAAAAATCACCATATATCATGCAAATGATGACGGATGTACTGCAAATGCCAATCCGCATACATCAGTTTGAGCATACGTGTGCTCTTGGTGCAGCCATGTTTGCAGCTACCGTAGCTGGTTTGTACATTAAGGTAGAGGATGCAATGGAAGCTATGGGTGGTGGTTTCGAAATCGAATACCAGCCTGATGCTAATAATGCCGAGTTCTATAACAAACGCTATCAGCGTTATTTGAAATTAGGTGCATTTACCGAGCAAATGATAGTGGGTGCTGATGAATTTGCATCAAGCAATGGATAG
- a CDS encoding L-ribulose-5-phosphate 4-epimerase, translated as MSQYEHIQKAAYEANMELPKLGLVIFTFGNVSAADHTLGVFAIKPSGVPYEDLSPEKMVIVDFDGNTVEGTLRPSSDTKTHAVLYKNWPEVGGICHTHSTYGTAWAQSQRDIPIFGTTHADYNTFDIPCAPPMSDEYIQGNYEYQTGFQIMDAFTQKGLDYKEVEMVLVGNHAPFTWGKTAAKAVHNSAVLEAVAKMAYLTEQINPQAPKLKESLKRKHFERKHGPDSYYGQA; from the coding sequence ATGAGCCAATACGAACATATACAGAAAGCCGCTTACGAGGCAAATATGGAACTACCTAAGTTGGGGCTGGTTATTTTTACCTTTGGTAATGTAAGCGCAGCTGATCATACTCTTGGCGTATTTGCTATTAAGCCAAGCGGTGTGCCTTATGAAGATTTATCACCCGAAAAGATGGTGATTGTTGACTTTGACGGTAATACAGTTGAAGGTACTTTACGCCCTTCATCCGATACCAAAACTCACGCTGTTTTGTACAAGAACTGGCCAGAAGTTGGTGGTATTTGCCACACACATTCTACATACGGAACAGCATGGGCTCAGTCTCAGCGCGATATCCCGATTTTTGGTACTACCCATGCCGATTATAATACGTTTGATATTCCATGTGCTCCACCTATGAGTGATGAATACATTCAAGGCAATTATGAATACCAAACAGGTTTTCAGATTATGGATGCATTTACCCAAAAAGGCTTGGATTATAAGGAGGTAGAAATGGTACTGGTAGGTAATCACGCACCTTTTACCTGGGGCAAAACCGCAGCTAAAGCAGTACACAACAGCGCCGTACTAGAAGCCGTTGCTAAAATGGCTTATCTCACCGAGCAAATTAATCCGCAAGCGCCCAAGCTAAAAGAATCTTTAAAAAGAAAGCACTTTGAACGCAAGCACGGACCTGATTCTTATTATGGTCAGGCCTAA
- a CDS encoding O-antigen ligase family protein — protein MVWLVYNLLEVGNPTTEARGAWIYTVRSVAVVTLGYFIYMYNVRSVKFIRLLLKLWLLLSVIAAAYAFKQEYIGFSASEEAYLNSDPNIASLLLIGGHWRKFSIFSDPVAFSYNMVMPSILCICLIAGKIKLWKKIVLGLLILFFFDAMLFSGTRGANVLLPGALVIFAILNYNKNVLIFTCVAAVFLVVLINMPTSNQNLLRFQTAFRPNNDDSYTARKNNQKRIQPYILTHPMGGGLGSTGAWGKKFAPGSYLASFPPDSGYIRVAVEDGWLGLFIFCTMMFLILKTGISNFYKIQDPELKTYCLAMTMVLFAYNLGNFPQEALVQYPSNIFFYMEVALINITLRLDQELTLQKQNSLKTQLS, from the coding sequence ATGGTCTGGCTGGTTTATAACCTGTTGGAAGTAGGCAATCCCACTACTGAAGCCCGTGGAGCATGGATATATACAGTGCGTAGTGTTGCCGTAGTTACATTAGGGTACTTCATATACATGTACAATGTACGGTCAGTTAAATTCATCAGGTTACTACTTAAGTTATGGTTGCTGTTAAGCGTTATAGCGGCGGCATACGCTTTTAAGCAGGAATACATTGGTTTCTCGGCCTCTGAAGAAGCTTATCTTAACTCCGACCCTAATATTGCATCTCTACTGCTGATAGGTGGGCATTGGCGAAAATTCTCTATTTTTTCTGATCCAGTAGCATTCTCTTACAATATGGTTATGCCCAGCATTTTGTGCATTTGCCTGATTGCCGGAAAAATTAAGCTTTGGAAAAAGATAGTGTTAGGGCTTCTAATCCTGTTTTTCTTTGATGCTATGTTGTTTTCAGGCACGCGTGGTGCCAACGTGCTGCTACCGGGCGCACTGGTTATTTTCGCCATTCTGAATTACAACAAAAATGTATTAATATTTACCTGTGTTGCTGCTGTATTTTTAGTTGTACTGATTAATATGCCTACCAGCAATCAGAACCTCTTGCGTTTTCAAACCGCTTTCCGGCCTAATAATGACGACTCCTACACGGCACGTAAAAACAACCAGAAACGCATACAACCTTATATTTTAACACACCCCATGGGTGGTGGCTTGGGCTCTACAGGTGCATGGGGTAAAAAATTTGCACCGGGTTCTTATCTGGCTAGTTTCCCGCCCGATAGCGGCTACATACGGGTAGCGGTAGAAGATGGTTGGTTAGGTTTATTCATTTTTTGCACAATGATGTTTTTGATTTTAAAAACAGGCATCAGCAACTTTTATAAGATACAAGACCCGGAACTGAAAACCTATTGTTTGGCCATGACGATGGTATTGTTTGCTTACAACTTAGGCAACTTTCCGCAGGAGGCTTTAGTGCAGTATCCGTCTAACATATTCTTTTATATGGAAGTGGCGCTTATAAATATTACACTACGTCTTGATCAGGAGCTTACGCTGCAAAAACAAAATTCCTTAAAAACACAACTTTCCTAA
- a CDS encoding glycosyltransferase, with amino-acid sequence MIILKIVWIAFQVLVGYNLFLPVILYLFYNLKRKNYPLVASPTEEADYGIIVTAYEQISAIPDVVNSLLKLNYSNYLIYVVADKCDISTLHFADERVVILRPEETLASNTRSHFYAINHFKRPHERLTIIDSDNLVEPTYLHELNKLFNQGFVAVQGIREAKNLNTTYACLDAARDIYYHFYDGKILFGLGSSATLAGSGMAFTTKLYRDCLESRDVSGAGFDKVLQSAILSQNKRIAFTSKAVVYDEKTTHSDQLVKQRSRWINTWFKYFKYGFTLLGKSFSNLSMNQFLFGLILLRPPLFIFLLLAIICLIANLFISVAGVLVWVSGFLLFVLGFWIALVMSPTDKRIYQSLVNIPKFIYFQVLSLLKSRKANQYSVATQHTYNSTSDNVNLNNHEN; translated from the coding sequence ATGATAATATTAAAAATAGTTTGGATTGCATTTCAAGTACTGGTTGGCTATAATCTGTTTTTGCCAGTGATACTATATTTATTTTATAATCTAAAAAGAAAAAATTACCCGCTGGTTGCCTCTCCTACTGAAGAAGCTGATTACGGCATTATTGTAACAGCTTATGAACAGATAAGCGCTATACCCGATGTAGTAAACTCTTTATTAAAGCTGAACTATAGCAACTATCTTATTTATGTAGTTGCTGATAAATGCGATATCAGTACTCTGCACTTTGCTGATGAACGTGTAGTTATTTTGCGCCCAGAAGAAACTTTAGCCAGCAACACGCGCTCACATTTTTATGCTATCAATCATTTTAAACGTCCGCATGAACGACTTACAATTATTGATAGTGATAATTTAGTTGAACCAACATACTTACATGAATTAAATAAGCTTTTTAATCAAGGTTTTGTAGCTGTACAAGGTATTCGTGAAGCTAAAAACCTGAACACTACTTACGCCTGCCTGGATGCAGCTCGTGATATATATTATCATTTTTATGATGGTAAAATATTGTTTGGTTTAGGTTCATCAGCAACGCTGGCAGGTTCCGGTATGGCCTTTACCACGAAATTGTACCGTGACTGCTTAGAGAGCCGTGATGTATCGGGTGCAGGTTTTGATAAAGTTTTACAATCAGCTATACTAAGCCAGAATAAACGAATAGCTTTTACCAGTAAAGCTGTTGTATATGATGAAAAAACCACCCACTCCGATCAGTTGGTTAAACAACGTTCACGCTGGATTAATACTTGGTTTAAATATTTCAAATACGGCTTTACCCTACTAGGCAAATCTTTCAGTAACCTGAGCATGAATCAATTTTTGTTCGGGTTGATTTTACTACGTCCGCCGCTGTTTATATTTTTACTATTAGCTATCATCTGCTTAATAGCTAATCTATTCATCAGCGTAGCAGGTGTGTTGGTTTGGGTAAGCGGATTTCTGCTGTTTGTATTAGGATTTTGGATAGCGCTGGTAATGTCGCCTACAGATAAGCGTATTTATCAATCGTTGGTTAACATTCCTAAATTCATCTATTTCCAGGTATTGTCGTTACTTAAATCGCGCAAAGCAAACCAGTATTCAGTAGCTACACAGCACACCTATAATAGTACATCCGATAACGTTAACCTGAATAATCATGAGAATTAA
- a CDS encoding TolC family protein, giving the protein MNKIFTIATFLLFTVSIPCFVLAQNTIIPDISETYLDKLIATAKANYPHVKALDHRVDVAKNNIGKAKVAYFDPFTVSYVYQPNNTLNLYQSVDNSGSVNSHQSLFNGAQFGLFFSLGSLLQKPYQVKQARKELLVATDEKDEYLITLATLVKKRYYTYLQRIAALKLQSEASIDAETMLKNVRYKFEKGEETLDNYTKARITLTQQNESKIGAEANLFLAKADLEELIGDKLENIK; this is encoded by the coding sequence ATGAACAAAATATTTACAATTGCTACTTTTTTGTTATTTACAGTAAGCATACCTTGCTTTGTACTGGCACAAAACACGATTATACCAGACATTTCTGAAACTTATCTGGATAAATTAATAGCTACAGCAAAAGCTAATTACCCGCACGTAAAAGCATTGGATCACCGTGTTGATGTTGCCAAGAACAACATTGGCAAAGCTAAAGTTGCATACTTCGATCCGTTTACCGTTTCGTACGTATATCAGCCCAATAACACCTTGAACCTGTACCAATCGGTTGATAATAGCGGGAGCGTGAACAGTCATCAAAGCTTATTTAATGGTGCACAATTTGGCTTATTTTTCAGTTTGGGCTCCTTATTGCAAAAGCCTTATCAAGTAAAACAGGCTAGAAAAGAACTATTAGTAGCTACTGATGAAAAGGATGAATATCTAATTACCCTGGCTACCCTGGTAAAAAAACGTTATTACACTTACCTGCAAAGAATAGCCGCATTAAAATTGCAATCGGAAGCTAGCATTGATGCTGAAACCATGCTGAAAAATGTACGCTATAAGTTTGAAAAAGGAGAAGAAACTTTAGATAACTACACCAAAGCGCGTATCACCCTCACTCAACAGAACGAAAGTAAAATTGGAGCTGAAGCTAACCTGTTTTTAGCTAAAGCTGACTTGGAAGAACTGATAGGTGATAAACTAGAAAATATTAAGTAA